GAAACTCTTCGGACCTATAGTTTACGTATTTGTTCTTGTGATCTGAATAAAGCATATTACATGAACGTTATATATATAACTTCGGGTTTATTTTTTAATACTCACTTCAACGAATCTTTTTTCAAATGTTGACGAATTTTTTTTAAAGACCGGGAAAGGATATTCTGCAAAGACTGGTAGTTCAGATCCATCAGACGGCATATTTCTTCAGGGGTTAAACAATCTATATAACGGTAACGGACTGCTTCTCTTTGCCTGTCGGTCAGAAGGGACATGGCCAGGTTGATTTTATCTCCCATGGCCCTATCCTCTTCCCGTTCTATCAGGATGTCTTCTATATTCTTTTCAGGCAGATTCCCTGCATTTGTGTCTTCCCTCTCAACATCCATATATATTTTCTCTTTGGATATCGCGGTGAGCAACTGATTACGCATGGAGGTCAGGAGGTAATATTTTATATTGTCAGTATCCCCTAAATTCGAACGGTATTTATATAACTTGGTGAAAACATCTTGTATACAGTCCTTAATGATTTCCTTATTTTTGGTAAATTGAAGTCCCTGAAAATATAAATCCCGGACATATGTCCTATAAATAAGAATATATGCATCATCGTTCCCATTTCTGAAACTATT
This window of the Proteiniphilum saccharofermentans genome carries:
- a CDS encoding RNA polymerase sigma factor, which codes for MKKSDTNDPVLLWNSFRNGNDDAYILIYRTYVRDLYFQGLQFTKNKEIIKDCIQDVFTKLYKYRSNLGDTDNIKYYLLTSMRNQLLTAISKEKIYMDVEREDTNAGNLPEKNIEDILIEREEDRAMGDKINLAMSLLTDRQREAVRYRYIDCLTPEEICRLMDLNYQSLQNILSRSLKKIRQHLKKDSLK